The sequence ATGGAAAGTCATGGCTTGAGTCATATTTGAGTGAGATGGACAAATATGACAAAAGTGTGACTTAAGAATCCctcactccccccctcccaaaatccaGAAGATACCCAGATATAATCATTTGAATGAGACGCATCAGAAGAAAAGCCCAAATGTGCAGAAGCCGATTGAGAAAACTAGACAGAAAAGGTAAGGTTTGTTACATATCCCTTATCCACTCTCTTCATTTCAGATGTAATTGTTTCAGTCACAACCCATAATAAAATTTCATACATCATTTCATACAAGGAAACAAGGGAAAATGAATACTTAACAGCAAACACAAAAATGAATTCACACCCCATGATTAACAATTCAGCAAACTATCTTTTGGAGGTTTTTTAAATGGCTGTTTCCAAAAGGGTAGCTGTATTAGTCCCTTGCAGCAAAACTGGCAGTCTTCTGGCATCTTAAATGCCAACAGATTTTAAAAACTTATTCCATAATAAATTTCTTGGGATTGAGtgaggtgccacaagactgtCATATTTGCATTTTTCACTTTGACACATAATTTTGTGATTAAACATTTCTGCAttattgtttaaaatacttcttccTCCCATAATTAGGATTACCTGATGGAAATTTTTATGCAGCAAAATAGAACAACAATGAATCTATTAATTCTCCATGGATTTGGGGACCTCCAGGAacttcagttttttgtttttccacTGTTTTTAGGAATTTATGGAATAACAATGGTCGGGAATTTTCTTATTTTAATATCTGTATCAGTTGATAAGAAACTTCACACTCCCATGTATTTCTTTATTGGCAATTTATCATTCTTGGAACTCTGGTATACCTCAAACATTACCCCCAAAATGTTGGTGGATTTACTGAGAAAGGACAAGACCATTTCATTGACAGGCTGCATCATACAGCTATACATTTTCTGTGCCCTGGGAACTGTTGAATGCTTTCTCCTGTTGCTCATGTCATATGATCGTTATCTTGCCATCTGTAATCCACTGCACTATGCCAAATCAATGAATTGGAATTGTTGCCTTAAATTAACTGCTGGAACATGGTTATGGGGATTCCTGTTAGCTGCTGGGCTGAACATCATTGTATCCACGTCTTTAACACTTTGTGGCCCCAATCAGGTTGATCATTTCTTTTGTGACTTGACACCCTTGTTGAAGTTGTCCTGTTCTGATATCCACCTAGCAGAAGTGGCCATCTTTGTAGCATGCTTTGCTGTGTCATTAGTTCCTTTTCTTCTAACCATCACATCATACGTCTCTATCATACTGACCATTTTCAAAATTCCATCATCATCTGGAAAGAAGAAAGCCTTTTCCACTTGTAGCTCTCATCTAATTGTAGTAAGCTCCTTCTATGGGACTCTGGGCATCACATATGCAGTCTCTATAGGGACACAGTCAGTAGAATTAAACAAAATACTTTCCTTGTTGTATACTGTTCTGACTCCTATGTTTAATCCAATTGTATACAGTCTGAGGAATAAGGAGGTTAAAGAAACACTAAGAATGTTGTTGAGTAAAGCTTTGGCTTTCTTAAACTGGTCAAATGCTATGCAGCAATATTGAtaatatttcccccaaaaaatgttgAGGTTGGATTTGCTATAAGTAAACTGCAGCAAAAGGCAGCAATATAGGGCTTGAGACACTGTATGCCAGCACCACAGGACACATTATACTACAGATGTGGTAAAATCTTCCAATTCCTTCTAGTCTACCTAAATACTTTAGCCTTCCTTAAACATTCTTGAGACACACTTTCTGAGAAGGGAACTTGCAAATCTGCTTTGAAAATCCCATTACCTGCAATCTTGTGACCCAAGTCTGGAAGCTCCCTGATAAATTCTCATAGTCCTATTGAAATTCTGCGCTCGTATTTTCATTATTTCAAATTATAATGCACTCATCATGATAAATATTTCTAGGTCAATTTACAGGGTGTTGCTACAACACTAGCTTTTTAACAGcggtgctgctgttgctgctgactAGTAGGGTGAAGAGTGAGGTGACAAGGTCTGCAGGATGTGGTTGACGTGATATGAGCACAGGGTTGGCCCCACCTGTGTGCCTGCACCATGCTAACCTCTTTGCACCCTTTTTCCTCCTGGTAAGTGGCAGCAACAACACTGCTGGAAAGCTAGCATTACAGCTCCACCCTTCTgactcttcctttctttctcacaCAATGTATCTAAAATAGCAAGTTTGAATTTTTATGTATAAACTTTGTAATTTATTTTGAAGTACCAAGAGAAACGAATAGCAGGCTAACCTTCCCAATGGATGCATTTGGGATATGGTATACATTGCAGAGCTCTTGatttattggtttttgttttaaataattaccaccttttgtttctttgaagtaTACACTATTGTTTTGACAGCAATAAGATTCTATTtctttttatgtgttttaaaatttaataaagctcccctcctctcttcttccccaaccttatactgtatacaacataaatgtctcacatcaaatgtaactgatttgtagaaAAGACTCTACGACCTGAAAATAGAGACGATACAGTACTTTTGTAACCCAGGAAAATCTTTAATATAGCTTACAGAAATAAATACAAAGAATAAAGATTAATTTAAGACACAGGAGCCTTTGCATTTAactcaaaacatctgcaggaaGGATAATGTATTGAAAGCCACACAAAGTTTATTCGGCTCATCACAGAGAGGTCAGTGACACGCTCCTTCCATTGGCTTGAATAAGCTTCTTCCTTTCCATTACTGTAATTATCATAGGTTTGTAGCCATCATGAGAAGATAAAAGCTGTTTCCATGCATTTGTCCGAACACACAAAGGGTTAAACTAGAGATGGGGCAGGGGTGCACATACAAGGTCTGTAaagtataattaattaattgacactgaaataaGAATGGCTCTATGTATTGCTGAAAggtttaacattggaaaattccaaTGGAGTATAGTCAGCCAGAAGAGCTCTCTAAGCTGCCTATATGGGTTGATAATTCAGTATTGTTATTGTTCTCTGGTAGCTCTGTTGTGGTGGTTTTAATCTTAGATCATATGAGAGGTATTGAGTTGTAAATTGGAAGGGTGGTGGCTGAATCTTTGATCTCAGGTTCTGTGGAAGAAAGGGTGTATAAATAACCCCTCCAGTGCGTGAATACAGCTCCAGGAAAAATGGAGACTGTAAGGAGAGACAGACCTCTGATTTTAGATCTGTTTGAagtatttcatattttatttctaagatgctgagcctgtgctggacttgCACAATATATTCTATGGAAATATTTGGATGCAtctttgtgtttttgttgttttgaagcaagttctgcaagtaaagctttaaTTAAACTCATGAACCTTGACaatgttttattttcaaaaggaGTGAGTTTTTATGCACCCTGTCACTTCAAACTGTTCAATATTAATATTTGAAATAAAGCCACCACCCAGAGTACCCTGACTGCTCTTTGGCCCATCAATACTTTATATTGATCTGTTCTATGCTCAGCTTGTTAATTCCCCCAGGTTTGAAAGCTCTTCACACTGttctgcagctgtcccatatgttGCTTGCAAGAATCTGAAATTGCCAGATGCACAGAATATTCAAATAAAGAATTACCCCACTGGAGGGATCATGAACAGTTTTCTTTGACTTTTCCGTGGATCTGTAAGCAGGGGCAGTCTCCTTCCATCTCCTCCATTTCTTTCCATGCCTCTCCCCACCAATGGTAAGTTTTTTGTACTTTCAGTTTCCAACTGCTTAAGAGCAGACATGGTTCCATGTTGTCTGAGACCCAATATTTCCTGAGATGTGGAACAATATTCACTTAGGAATATCCTCATCCAGAGATCCATAATGAATGCACGAGAAAGCACAAAAATCCATGGAATGGACAAAAAGATGCACAATTTCAGGGCTGGGATGTGGGCTGTGTCCACTCTCCACATATTGGCTATCAATGGGAATGACTAAACCCTGAATACAGCTGATAACACATTCACATCACACTGAAAGTATATGACGCTTCAATGTTTATACCTTATTCACAgattggatgtgtgtgtgtgtgtgtgtgtgtgtaggtggtaCTTATGCACATAAGTATGTTTCAGAAGAATCTGTACATTTtttataaacaaaaaaaaaacaatatcAGATATGGAAACAATaatttttaaatacaaatttacaGTGACCTGTGCTTCTCCACATTCACATGGTATGCCAACATTCTCTTCACTCAAGTGGCAATATAGGCTTTCTAGTCAATAGCTTCCTCAATGCATTCTGGACATCCTTGTTCCTCAGACTGTATATAATAGGATTAACCATTGGTGTCCCCACTGTATAGAGCATAGAAAAGACTTTGCTTAAATTGGGATACCAAGTTGTTGTAGGTACACCATACACCACCATCAGTGTCCCATAGAACACTGTAACCACAATGAGATGCGAGGAGCAGGTGGAAAAGGCTTTCTGTTTGCTTTTGGCAGATGGGATCTTAAGGATGGTGGAGACGATTTTATAGTATGATATAATAGtgagaaggaaaggagagaaggTTACAAGGATGGAGATAAGAAAAGAGGGGAACCTCACTTTTTGTGTGTCTCCACAGGCAAGTTTGATGACAGGGGCCAAATCACAGAAAAAATGATTGATCTCATTAGAAGCACAGAAAGGCAACATAGAAACCATTATTATGGTGAACACTGGGGTCAGAAACCCACCAACCCACGACCCTATTGCTAGCTGAATGCACACTCTGAGGCTCATTAAGTTTCCATAATGAAGTGGTTGGCATATGGCTACATAGCGATCATAGGACATTGCCGCTAGAAGAAAACACTCAGTAACTGCCAAAGAGCCAAAGGTGTAAAACTGGAGGAGACAAGCTGAGaaggaaatggcctcatgggcagTCAGTAATGTTTTCAGCATCTTTGGAACCACACTGGTAGTGTAGCATATTTCTAAGAAAGAGAGATTTCCTAGGAAGAAGTACATAGCTGTATGAAGGCTGTGGTCAGTCAACACAACTGCCATGATAATTATATTCCCTGTTAATATTACTATATAGACTGCAAGGAATACCACAAACATAGGGATCCTTAGCTCATGAAGGTTTCCTAGTCCCAGCAGAATGAATTCTGTGATCAGTGTATGATTAGGGCTTCCATTTCCATCTGGAAAGAGAAACACACGGGGTATGGAGGAAAGGAAGACCAACAGAACAAGAAATTAGTTCAGCATAATTTGAATAATTTGATTTGCTATTAATCATATAGCGTCCCTTAGATTGTACGATCACATGCAGCCATGGGAAAACTCCTATCTAGGTGCCAGACTACATCAGCCATGCACATAAATACACACATAGGAAACTCACAACTTCCACCCCATACTGGGCTACCTCCAAATGCAATGCTTTAATTATCTCTTATGAGTGTATGACACTCATTCATTTTCATGGTGACCAGAGCTGAAGGAACATCTTTAGTTTTTGAATTAAACATGACTCCATGGTGTGAGGCAAGTGTCTAGGGCTGTCACCTCTGAACTATGTATTGATTTCCCAATCACTAATGATGCTTTTTGGCATAATATAAGCAGCCTTCTAGGTGTGTCAGAAAGGAAAATCAGGGGAATCAGAGTAGACGAGCTTCAGCAGGAATTTTTTCAAGGTCTGTCATTTGGTTCACACAGGGTTTTAGCCAATTAAATTCTACAGAGTGCACtcactgatatacagtggtacctcacgttaagtacttaattcgttctggaggtccgttcttaacctgaaactgttcttaacctgaagcaccgctttagctaatggggcatcctgctgccgctgcgccgccactgcatgatttctgttctcatcctgaagcaaagttcttaacctgaagcactatttctgggttagcggagtctgtaacctgaagcgtatgtaacctgaagcgtatgtaacccgaggtaccactgtagatctaaattagtcatgtctattaatttaAAGGAGTGTAGTTGAAGTATGACCAGCACTGGCTACAATCTAAAGTTTCATGTGATTCCATCTTCCTTTATGCTATTTATAAATAGCTTTATGCTATTTTCTACATACAGTCTTAACTGTTCTGCCTGTTCAGCTTCATTTTGTTCTACTGCTCTACATTCTTAAATGCAGCTGTGTCAGTGATTGCTCCTGAGAAACATATGTTGGCTCAccatgtgcccttttattttatGCTGAGCACAACATAGTCACAAAAATCTATCATAATTTCTATGACAATCAGCTGCAAAGGCACAGATAGGATTCAATGGTAAATTTCACAAAATTTTGTCTGGCCATGTAGAGAAGGGGAAGCCAATGTGGTGTCAACCCTATGTTGGACTGGCCATACTGGCAAGGGCCAATGGAAGTTgttgtccaacatctggaggccactaaTTGGCTACCCCTCATCTCTTTTCCCACAATTTTTACAAGAAAGATAGgaataaattgttaaaataatttgcgaaacattataatacagtggtacctcgggttacatacgcttcaggttacatacacttcaggttacagaatccgctaacccagaaatagtacctcaggttaagaacttcgcttcaggatgagaacagaaatcgtgctccagcggcgcggcggcagcaggagggcccattagctaaagtggtgcttcaggttaagaacagtttcaggttaagaacacacctctggaacgaattaagtatgtaaccagaggtaccactgtaccatgctcCCTCATTCAAAGAGGAACTGGACCCTGTGATGGAAATATGGGGAACCTGTAGTTCTGCATAGatttctggactccaactcacattaacccagccagcatggtcagagatcagggatgatcagagttgcagtccagcaaaatctggatggCTAAATTGTCAttaattctactcaatattgatctaGAATatattccaatgtatagttagcagagtaaaaacttaaacacgttgcaggattccaccaaaaatagaccagattgattaattaattaattaatatttcatccaggagagctttactgctactgaaggtaaATGAGCATAAtgttcacaaatccaatacattcagaattggcactgcccataagaaatccagttgcagcaggctTAACTTAAATTTACAATAACTTAGAAGTGTAAACTTTaatactaagcatactatgtacagaacaccacaccagaatgAAAAgcgatagaaagagaaagtgaaaccctggCTCCTTCTGGCCgatttttatagtcagcatgagataacagaaccagtttaagccagatgtactcagcttctctaaaggaataacccaaacatcttgaaccttctgcttgtttctttcacacagagaagcttccagaacccttcAGATCTCTACATATCACATCAATACTTTGAGTAAATCCATTGAAGGAATGGGGACATAAGTTAGATTTCAGTAGGTCTTCTTTAAACTTAAGTCTGGATGCAATTCAGAGTTACTGTTTAAAAGTGctttcaaggaaggaaggaagaataaaTTTTGTTTTACCTTTCAAAATATTGCCTCCAAAATGCATCTTGAATCTCCGTCTTGACAATTATCACAGagtattttatttctctctcttcctgataCTTAGAATATAGTCTTTAGAATATAACCGAAAATCTGTTTTGATGTAAGAAGCAGGAAAAGTAGTTCGCTCAGTATTTTATGTGGAGGAAATGGGAGGAGTGATGTGACATCCTGGCACACCAATAAATGAGGTGCAAGCATCACTAATTAAAAGCAAATTATATTTGGCAGTGCTGTATTGACTTGACTGCAGCAACAATAGGGACTACTTTGAATCACCAGTATATATACACTTGGGAATATTTAATTATGAGTCAGCTCAAAGCCTAAATTACTGAAAAACAAGGGAGGATATAATCAATATTTGatattggggaaacccagccagatgggtggggtataaataataaatttattattattattattattattattattattattattaggcaggaTATTTTGCCCACTTCTTTGGTTGGATCAGTAAAAAAATAAGTTAATGTCTTAAACTTAAGTAATTAAGTAAACATCCAACCATCTGTAGCCACTTGGGAAGAAAAAAATGGCCATTTGAGCTTTTTACCTCTGTAATAAATCCTGTGTAAACATGTggtgaaatacattaaaaataatacagataCAACATGGTGAATGCCACAATGGTTTGAAACCTCTAACTATGAAATTTTAATGTATTCAATCTGTCATAAAGATTGGTGCTTATTTTGGCTTTTTATGTGGTTTCTTTCTGTGGATCAGATCCTCAGTGCAGGCTGGCATGGTTTAATATTGAAATTGCCCTATAACCCTAGTACATTTTCTATCTGGTCCAAGACATAAGAGAACAACTGGCATCCTCTTTCTAATAGTTGCAGAAAAGGTGAAACACTTAACCAGATTGCCCTGGCAAATATGAAGGTTATCAACTCCCTTAAGGAAGGAACTCAACTTCAAACAATGAAGCTAATTTTGGGGTAAATTTATGATTTGAGAGCcataaataagaacataagaaaagcctgttcTCGGAACTACAGAGATAAGAACTTGTCTCCCCACAAATAGTAGTGTCTTTCCCTTTTCAACTTAATCTTATCTCAGGAAAGCATGACAGAGTAAGGTGTGAGGAACACTTTTGCACCTATGAGGCCCCCAAAAGATATTTTAATTATAGTTTCTTACAATGGCAAATTAGCAACACGCATTTGCTCCAACTCTTTCCTCAGCACTCTCAGTTTCTGTAGATACATCCACTCCTTCTACATATCTCTAGGAGAAATAAGATTTCTTTAGAATAGAATATTTGAATGTAACAATGACTGGGCTCTGCCTACATACAATTAATTTGTAACTGGCTAGCCAGGTTGTGCATttagttctgtttttcttttccttgtaaTAAATCAAAAATTTCTGCTTGTGTGGAAGTATACGAATGTCGAGAAATCCATACTTAGGATTCCCATCTTTAGGTATCCATACTTAATGAATGGTAATCAAGGTGACAAGAAGGCCCAGTCAGCTGCCCATTCTGCTTCAGTACTGGCCAGTGGGGTGTATCCTCAACCTGCTCAGACTTAGGGAGACAGCATATCTGCTGCTTCTGCATCAATCACACACTTGTGGTGAGGTGGTGGAGGGTTGTCCTTttaagggctgggggggggatgcctCCACCCCGCTACTTTTCCCAGCAGCACCACACTCCTGCCATCTCTCAGTGCGACTTATTTGTCGCTTCAAGACTATGTAGCAATCTTTGGCAGATCCACCTCTGGGTGGGTTGGTTTTTTCACCTACTACATATTGAATCGCTGGGTCATGGGCATTAGATGGTCTGCTGTACTGTTAATTAAGTTAATCGggtattttattcattcatttttggcAGGAAGGGGAGTCGTTACGTTTCAGCCTGGTCACCCCCTTAAGgcaggtgccacagaaagaatgtagttcgTCAAGGGAGCCTTGGATTCAAAAAGGCTGAAAACTTCTCCACTAGTGGTTACAATTTGTTCAAGTTTGCTCCTGCAACAGTAGTGTTTTCCCTCTGCAAGGATTTTTAATAGTGCACCAGGGAATTATATGCAATTCAAACAAATTGGATGTTCAGGATGCATTAAAAAGTCCACTTCAATGGGATTGAAATATACCTTAAGTGACAGATTGCTCAGAATTGCTCCTAGATACTTGGTCTGTCCTTCAAATCCCTTGGTGTATTCCTAGACTCTCTGTGTTGAAGGATCTATGGGAACACAGCAAAGCTTAAGTTATCTAAGGGATTTCTTTTTCCTCCATAGGTATTTAAGACTTGATAGGGGTATATTTTCAAAGCTGCGGTGAAATCTGAAAGGCACCGTGGCTTTTAATAAGATAAATATTGCTTATTCAACTACAGTAATTTCAGTTACAAACAGCTGTGCAGGACAACATCCTTACCTGAATTTTTAACTGGGTGAGTAGAAAGAATAAGACAGAATAATTTCAGTAGTTGAAAATAGTAACAGTGGAAGAATAATATATATTATAAGTAAATTGATACAAAGAGAGCAGTAGATAGTTGGTAAGTGGCTCTATTTTCGAGTGTGTTTCGGAATATAAACTTTGAGAGAATTCAACTTTTTGTATTCTCCTGAAGCAGTTCCAGCTTCCTGATAAGGCAATGGGCCATGAAAGGGAACAAAGGATGTGGATCTGTACGAGACAGCAAATGGGGCTCCTTGTCCATTTAGAAAGACAAAGTATTTGATTAGAAGTAATGTGAGCTAGAAGTGATGTGAATGTTAATGGcatgaacccctccattgtagtcTCAAGTAGTGTGTGTGCGTGACtactgcattaaaaataaattagtgaAATTGAACATATCATTTTGTAATGGATAAGTAAAGAGTACGTTATGAAAGTCAGTTTGTATATACTGTATAAGTGTTCAACTTCATCATATTATGGCAGGAACACATTTTCCTCTCCCTCCAATACTACTTTATAGTAATTTAAACAATGGGAAATTTTTTAATTGTAGAATATCATTCACATGCTTTCTTTATTTTTCAAGACCTTTtaagattttgtttttaagttcctGTGGCATGGTTGGTGGTTTTATTGTGCACATTTTGGTTCTGTGCTGCGTGTGGTACTTTGTAGTGTGTTTCTTTATGTGTTGGGAGGGGCAGTGATCTCACTTTCATGATACTTTGTGTTTTAAAGCTTataggttttatttattgttctatactaagttttattgttttactttgtGGACAACATCATATATGTGATGATGTACCTCATAAAGAGAATGAAAAGTGATATTCTTTCCTTTTTAGACACTTTCCTTTTTAGAGGCATATGCATAATGTTGAAATCATTGTTGacagaggcttttaaaaaatcgAATTCTAATTTAACTTTATTTAATCTATCAATTGGAAGGAAAAGGCATGTAGCTTGAGGTACTCTATGCAGCTCGTGGCTTCAGTGGTTTGGCATGACTATTGGCAGGTGCAGCTGGTTTGCTGGCTACCACCATTCCTACACTGGAATAATCTAGGATCAATAATCCCTGCCGTAGTAACCTCCCAAGTAGAGTATTGTGACTCACTCCAtatgggactgcccttgaagataGTCCAGAAGATGCAACTGGTAGAGCAAGCAGCCACTAGTGTCCTAAGCAACATGAGACCCAAACACCTCAAAAGTACCTTCCCCCTGTATCAGCCTTCCAGTGACTAAGGTCCAATGGGAAGGCTATTCTTGTTGTCCCACCAATGGTTTAGGCCCACAATATAGTAACATGGAACAAAACGTTATCTATAGTGATAGCCCACTTAGGAAACACACACACTATTGGTCTGTTTGATGATATCAATAGAAAAAGGTAGATAAAGTGAGGTCTAAAAAGAAGTCAAAAgcaagtaataaataaatcagtgagGGTACTGGGTGAGCCTCCATTTGGAAAGTATTTCGTTAGCAGATAGCAACAATGAAGAAGGATCTTTTCACCTTACAAGATAGTGAGAGtcagtgatatttttctagaaaaagaggtgctggaattcactaTGAATgcttccctcattctcttagaatggctaTGGTGATCGTAATACTATTATGTATATAGTACATTAACTGATTTACtccatgaaataataatatattcatatatacatCCGGAACACAGCTCCCGGATGCTCTTCTGGTCTGGTACAATCAGCATTTCTTCCCACAGAGGGGCTTAATCATGGAGCTGTACCATGAAGACTATGCAGTATACAATCATTAGTTTAGagaaatgggcaaatctgtctcTATATACATATCTCCCAAGGGAAGAACAAAAAGAGGCCTACAGCATTCTATTTGCAAATAGAGTTGATGTTGCTTCTATCAAATACACGAGCGATTGTAAAGAAAAAGACTACTTTTggaatttatttgtttgcttctttATATTCCTTATTGTGAAGCAGTTGCCTTTGGTGATATATTTCTGTGTGACTTTGCATTTTGCTATTATATCACTACCCTTTCGTTTTGTCTGTTGGGGAACTCAGTTCAGGCAAGATCCAGCTTTAAAAAAGCCCCATTCAGAGTATATGGgggaaaataatataatattgtaTCATTTCCTGGTGGATAATGAATCTGTTATTTCGGCTATTTGTTTGAGCAGTTAAAAGAAGATTGATG comes from Podarcis raffonei isolate rPodRaf1 chromosome 13, rPodRaf1.pri, whole genome shotgun sequence and encodes:
- the LOC128398643 gene encoding olfactory receptor 6F1-like, whose protein sequence is MHFGGNILKDGNGSPNHTLITEFILLGLGNLHELRIPMFVVFLAVYIVILTGNIIIMAVVLTDHSLHTAMYFFLGNLSFLEICYTTSVVPKMLKTLLTAHEAISFSACLLQFYTFGSLAVTECFLLAAMSYDRYVAICQPLHYGNLMSLRVCIQLAIGSWVGGFLTPVFTIIMVSMLPFCASNEINHFFCDLAPVIKLACGDTQKVRFPSFLISILVTFSPFLLTIISYYKIVSTILKIPSAKSKQKAFSTCSSHLIVVTVFYGTLMVVYGVPTTTWYPNLSKVFSMLYTVGTPMVNPIIYSLRNKDVQNALRKLLTRKPILPLE